A stretch of the Planktothricoides raciborskii GIHE-MW2 genome encodes the following:
- a CDS encoding GNAT family N-acetyltransferase: MMQTQMLRLITVQESDAQLLWEWANDPQVRAASFSSEPIPWEQHIQWFDAQVKNPNCIIYIAINLDNIPIGQIRYKIQDNQAVISISIASDYRHQGYGSELIKLACDRLFQELKISQIHAYIKPDNQSSIRSFIKAGFAEIGTINWPQSTGNNQLAMHLVKNIRATTT; the protein is encoded by the coding sequence ATGATGCAAACCCAAATGTTACGCTTAATAACAGTGCAAGAAAGTGATGCTCAATTACTCTGGGAATGGGCTAATGACCCCCAAGTGCGTGCGGCTTCTTTTTCATCAGAGCCTATTCCTTGGGAACAGCACATTCAATGGTTTGATGCTCAAGTCAAAAATCCAAATTGCATCATTTACATTGCAATAAATTTAGACAATATTCCCATAGGGCAAATTCGTTATAAAATTCAGGATAATCAAGCGGTAATCTCTATCAGTATTGCCAGTGATTATCGCCATCAAGGTTATGGCAGTGAGTTAATCAAACTAGCCTGCGATCGCCTATTTCAAGAATTGAAAATTTCCCAAATTCATGCTTATATTAAACCAGACAATCAGTCATCCATCCGGTCTTTTATCAAAGCCGGTTTTGCAGAAATCGGTACAATCAATTGGCCGCAATCAACGGGAAATAACCAACTAGCCATGCATTTAGTCAAAAACATCCGCGCAACAACTACTTGA
- the pseI gene encoding pseudaminic acid synthase, protein MKNIVIYEKNIGVSHPPFIIAEMSGNHNQSLDRALEIVEAAATAGVQAIKLQTYTADTMTLDIKKGEFFIDDPNSLWAGYSLYELYQQAYTPWEWHKPIFDRCKELNIIGFSTPFDETAVDFLESLNVPCYKIASFENTDLPLIRKVASTGKPMIISTGMATVAELDETVRTAREAGCQDIILLKCTSTYPATPENSNILTIPHLRDLFNVQVGLSDHTMGIGVAIASIALGATVIEKHFTLRRADGGVDAAFSMEPEEMAQLVVESQRACQSLGKIQYGPTRAEEKSLIFRRSLYISQDMKAGEILTPENLRIVRPGLGLPAKYYDILLGKTIKQDVKIGTPVTWNLLT, encoded by the coding sequence ATGAAAAATATCGTTATATATGAGAAAAATATCGGAGTCAGTCATCCACCGTTTATCATTGCCGAAATGTCCGGCAACCACAATCAATCTTTAGACCGAGCATTAGAAATTGTAGAAGCAGCAGCTACAGCGGGGGTACAGGCGATTAAACTGCAAACTTACACCGCCGATACGATGACTTTAGATATTAAGAAAGGGGAGTTTTTTATTGATGACCCAAACAGCTTATGGGCAGGTTATTCTCTCTATGAACTCTATCAACAAGCTTATACTCCGTGGGAATGGCACAAACCGATTTTTGATCGCTGTAAAGAACTGAATATCATTGGATTTAGCACTCCCTTTGATGAGACTGCGGTGGATTTTCTCGAATCTTTAAATGTCCCTTGTTATAAAATTGCCTCGTTTGAAAATACGGATTTACCATTAATTCGTAAAGTCGCGAGTACCGGCAAACCGATGATTATTTCTACCGGCATGGCAACCGTAGCCGAATTGGATGAAACAGTTCGCACCGCGAGGGAAGCAGGTTGTCAGGATATCATTTTACTCAAATGTACCAGCACCTATCCGGCCACCCCAGAAAATAGCAATATTTTGACGATTCCCCATTTACGAGATTTATTTAATGTCCAAGTGGGATTATCCGATCACACGATGGGAATTGGGGTCGCGATCGCCAGTATTGCCCTGGGTGCAACGGTGATTGAAAAACACTTTACTTTGCGTCGTGCTGATGGGGGTGTGGATGCAGCTTTTTCTATGGAACCCGAAGAAATGGCGCAATTAGTTGTAGAATCACAAAGAGCTTGTCAGAGTTTGGGAAAAATCCAATATGGGCCAACCAGGGCAGAAGAAAAATCTTTAATTTTTCGGCGATCGCTCTACATTTCCCAAGACATGAAAGCTGGGGAAATTCTCACCCCAGAGAATCTGAGAATTGTTCGCCCCGGATTGGGTTTACCCGCTAAATATTACGATATTCTGTTGGGGAAAACGATTAAACAGGATGTTAAAATCGGCACGCCAGTCACCTGGAATCTATTAACTTAA
- a CDS encoding DUF29 domain-containing protein → MNSKTVSQYEQDFYGWTQWQVEVLAKRQVSELDWQNLQEELEALGRQEYRELVSRLTVLLGHLLKWEYQPENRSRSLFLTIREQRRAINRHFYRNPSLKSRIFDALEDGFEAGVDLALRETNLPLKTFPEKCPYKFEDAMAHPRRFAIADSFLCDTSQDWE, encoded by the coding sequence ATGAATTCTAAAACAGTTTCACAATACGAACAAGATTTTTATGGCTGGACACAGTGGCAAGTAGAGGTACTCGCAAAAAGACAAGTATCAGAGTTAGATTGGCAAAATTTACAGGAGGAGTTAGAAGCTTTGGGGAGACAGGAATACCGAGAATTAGTCAGTCGTCTTACTGTCTTGTTAGGGCATCTTCTCAAGTGGGAGTATCAACCAGAAAACCGTTCTCGCAGTTTGTTTTTGACTATACGAGAACAACGGCGGGCAATTAATCGCCATTTTTATCGCAATCCTAGCTTAAAGTCTCGCATCTTTGACGCTTTAGAAGATGGCTTTGAAGCAGGAGTTGATTTGGCTTTACGAGAAACAAACTTGCCATTAAAAACTTTTCCAGAAAAATGTCCCTATAAGTTTGAGGACGCGATGGCGCATCCGCGCCGCTTCGCGATCGCAGATAGTTTTCTGTGCGATACCAGCCAAGATTGGGAATAA
- the pseB gene encoding UDP-N-acetylglucosamine 4,6-dehydratase (inverting), whose amino-acid sequence MNQKTILITGGTGSFGKECIRHILQSYQPKKVIVYSRDELKQYEMAQEFNSPVMRYFIGDVRDDPRLQRAMHGVDYVIHAAALKHVPIAEYNPMECIKTNIHGSNNVIDAAIENQVEKVIALSTDKAANPINLYGATKLAADKLFVAANNIVGRPKPRFSVVRYGNVVGSRGSVVPFFQKLIREGAKELPITDPRMTRFWITLPQGVDFVLKCFERMQGGEIFVPKIPSMKISDLAAALAPGMPTKIIGIRPGEKLHEVLCPGDDSHLTVEFADHYVIKPTIQFTQPVDFTHNPLGEIGSSVGEGFQYSSDQNTQWLSASQLLNILNQSVEAISQ is encoded by the coding sequence ATGAATCAAAAAACAATTTTAATCACTGGCGGTACTGGGTCATTTGGCAAAGAATGTATTCGACATATTCTCCAATCATATCAACCGAAAAAAGTCATTGTTTACTCGCGGGACGAACTCAAACAATATGAAATGGCTCAAGAGTTTAACTCCCCAGTCATGCGATATTTTATTGGTGATGTGCGAGATGATCCCCGACTGCAACGAGCCATGCATGGAGTGGATTATGTGATTCATGCTGCCGCGCTCAAGCACGTTCCGATCGCCGAATATAATCCAATGGAATGCATCAAAACCAATATTCACGGATCGAACAACGTTATTGATGCAGCCATTGAAAATCAAGTAGAAAAAGTCATTGCCCTATCCACCGATAAAGCAGCAAATCCGATTAATCTTTACGGTGCCACTAAATTAGCTGCTGATAAATTGTTCGTGGCTGCTAATAATATTGTCGGTCGTCCAAAACCTCGCTTTTCTGTGGTTCGTTATGGAAATGTGGTGGGTTCTAGAGGCTCCGTGGTGCCATTTTTTCAAAAATTGATTCGGGAAGGGGCGAAGGAATTACCAATTACCGACCCCCGGATGACGCGGTTTTGGATTACCCTTCCCCAAGGAGTAGATTTTGTGCTCAAATGCTTTGAGCGAATGCAGGGGGGAGAAATTTTTGTGCCGAAAATTCCGTCGATGAAAATTAGCGATTTAGCCGCCGCTTTAGCCCCAGGAATGCCTACTAAAATTATTGGCATCAGACCAGGAGAAAAACTGCACGAAGTTTTATGTCCTGGGGATGATTCCCATTTGACGGTAGAATTTGCGGATCATTATGTGATTAAGCCCACGATTCAGTTTACACAGCCGGTAGATTTTACTCATAATCCTTTGGGTGAAATCGGGTCATCGGTGGGCGAGGGATTTCAATACAGTTCCGATCAAAATACCCAATGGCTCAGTGCCAGTCAACTGTTAAATATTTTGAACCAATCAGTCGAAGCAATCAGTCAATGA
- a CDS encoding DUF29 domain-containing protein, which produces MSQWKDLAMTSHYQTAIAIKNELASNHIESAQSGIEELIEALSRADKRALKSQITRLIMHIIKWKTQPEKRTPSWVYSIESARMEIQDLLADEPSLKSYLETLPDELFAKAKKLAEAEMNVKSDIANITEVELFEMEYKL; this is translated from the coding sequence ATGAGTCAATGGAAAGATTTAGCAATGACTTCTCATTACCAAACCGCGATCGCGATTAAAAATGAACTAGCATCAAATCATATCGAATCTGCCCAATCCGGAATAGAGGAGTTAATTGAAGCCTTGAGCCGTGCAGACAAAAGAGCCTTAAAAAGTCAAATAACTCGCTTAATAATGCATATTATTAAATGGAAAACTCAGCCGGAAAAACGCACGCCCAGTTGGGTTTACTCCATTGAAAGTGCGCGAATGGAAATCCAGGATTTACTGGCCGATGAACCCAGCTTAAAATCTTATCTGGAGACTTTGCCCGATGAATTATTTGCCAAAGCTAAGAAATTAGCCGAAGCGGAAATGAATGTGAAATCTGATATTGCCAATATTACAGAAGTTGAATTATTTGAAATGGAATATAAACTGTAA
- a CDS encoding TylF/MycF/NovP-related O-methyltransferase — MSVKKQMLTLEQTLEQQKNLTQLCADRPQKTSEFFAGNAFYGIDLIIKQYANLSPNYPLKAIVPHGVNLSDDKVWEAELQSLLPTIWAYPPYRVKSYLKQLPNDYPRKQVIPAASPFLYLIELLKNQPKPKRQGTIFFPFHSTHHIIVKMDDESLAEKLEQLPDTLKPITVCIYWKDYHLGRHIPFEKRGMRVVSAGHIYDPDFLFRFYHLCSLHQYASSNGLGSHLFYAVKAGCAYFHLNQAPDYELQGDDKFLRHFAPPPAMREEQLKKLFTNVHPETNLEQMAIVDEYLGAKFLLSPEQMRSQLLAAETEYNYFLVQSAVKYLNQGKNVENLKVLEMAIAALPNEPGLHYGKAIALARMGQNQAAIESLNILLAAIPEHPKARQLLMEIQPSSAQGISAANLVEQATEAINTQNHTQAFDLLNQAKKLQNTTQKYTQNIDYLRGICFLNQHQPGAALQALQEELRYFPQNTAAQTLKNQLIDQYPQLITKKINDPEFQQLLEIVRPYTMLSEARLYSLFSLVKQICQKNIPGNIVECGVAGGGSTALMAAVIKNYSKQPRWLYAFDSFSGMPAPTEKDRHQGIPADQTGWGTGTCAAPETTVQEICSKLKVRQIVKTVKGYFQETLPKMRNMVGMISLLHVDGDWYESTQVIFQNLYDRVVNDGYIQVDDYGHWEGCRQAVHEFAEQKQITLNLQPIDETGVFFIKPDKFPLNPMIPSDLIREFYQDDPVAYGIESQMSLNERFQLYYVLRQLLPQSSSPLRFVEIGSYAGSSLFLECQTFKLIVPQCQGFAIDPGGHPQLQTVLQHFKNEVTHLQMLSHQAAPQLQSLFDRDGQQPVFIFVDGDHSYEGVRQDILNYFPLLAPGGIMVFHDYLPPLNDENRTAILFHHGGKEPGIRQACQELMDKTYHCERVEVPLLYPTDPTQTQAHLPIIPGVFSTLRVYRKLLS; from the coding sequence ATGTCAGTAAAAAAACAAATGCTCACCTTAGAACAAACCCTGGAACAGCAAAAAAATCTGACTCAACTCTGTGCAGATAGACCTCAAAAAACTTCGGAATTTTTTGCCGGTAATGCTTTCTATGGCATCGATCTAATTATCAAGCAATATGCGAATCTATCCCCGAACTATCCCCTAAAAGCGATCGTGCCTCACGGGGTTAACTTAAGTGATGATAAAGTTTGGGAAGCGGAGTTACAATCACTCCTACCCACAATCTGGGCTTACCCACCTTATCGAGTTAAAAGTTATCTAAAACAACTGCCTAATGACTATCCTCGGAAACAAGTTATCCCGGCGGCTTCTCCATTTTTATATTTAATAGAATTATTAAAAAATCAGCCAAAACCCAAGCGCCAGGGAACGATTTTTTTCCCTTTTCACTCTACCCATCACATCATCGTGAAAATGGATGATGAATCTCTGGCCGAAAAGCTAGAACAACTGCCTGATACTCTCAAGCCGATTACCGTCTGTATTTACTGGAAAGATTATCATTTAGGCCGGCACATTCCTTTTGAAAAAAGAGGGATGCGAGTTGTATCTGCCGGTCATATATATGACCCGGATTTTTTATTTCGCTTTTATCACTTGTGTTCTCTGCATCAATATGCCTCTAGCAATGGGTTAGGCTCTCATTTATTTTACGCGGTTAAGGCAGGGTGTGCTTATTTTCACTTGAATCAAGCGCCGGATTATGAACTACAAGGAGATGATAAGTTTTTAAGACATTTCGCCCCACCTCCGGCGATGAGAGAAGAACAATTAAAGAAGTTGTTTACCAATGTTCATCCTGAAACAAACCTAGAACAAATGGCCATAGTCGATGAATATTTAGGAGCAAAATTTTTGCTATCTCCAGAACAAATGCGTTCTCAACTATTAGCCGCCGAAACTGAATATAATTATTTCCTGGTTCAGTCAGCAGTCAAATACTTGAATCAGGGTAAAAATGTCGAAAATTTAAAAGTTCTGGAAATGGCGATCGCCGCTTTACCGAATGAACCGGGACTGCACTATGGCAAGGCGATCGCCTTAGCGCGAATGGGGCAAAATCAGGCAGCCATAGAAAGCTTAAATATCTTATTAGCGGCTATTCCAGAACATCCAAAAGCCCGACAGTTACTCATGGAAATTCAGCCCAGTTCTGCACAAGGCATTTCTGCCGCCAATTTAGTTGAACAAGCAACCGAAGCCATAAATACGCAAAATCATACCCAAGCATTTGACTTATTAAACCAAGCCAAAAAACTGCAAAACACAACGCAAAAATACACGCAAAACATCGATTATTTGCGAGGAATTTGTTTTCTCAATCAACATCAACCAGGCGCTGCCCTCCAAGCGTTACAAGAAGAACTCCGCTATTTTCCCCAAAATACCGCAGCGCAAACCCTGAAAAATCAACTAATAGATCAATATCCGCAGCTAATCACCAAGAAAATTAACGATCCAGAATTTCAACAATTACTGGAAATTGTTCGCCCATACACCATGTTAAGCGAAGCTCGTTTATATTCATTATTTTCTTTGGTCAAGCAAATTTGTCAAAAAAATATTCCAGGGAATATTGTTGAATGTGGCGTTGCTGGAGGGGGTTCCACCGCATTAATGGCCGCAGTGATTAAAAACTACAGTAAACAACCCCGTTGGTTATATGCCTTTGATTCTTTTAGTGGAATGCCAGCCCCCACAGAAAAAGATCGACATCAGGGAATTCCTGCGGATCAAACCGGCTGGGGAACCGGCACCTGTGCCGCACCAGAAACTACTGTTCAAGAAATTTGTTCTAAGTTAAAAGTGCGGCAAATTGTTAAAACCGTTAAAGGTTATTTTCAAGAAACTTTGCCCAAAATGCGAAATATGGTGGGCATGATTTCTCTGTTGCACGTCGATGGTGATTGGTATGAATCAACCCAGGTAATTTTTCAGAATTTATATGACCGAGTGGTGAATGATGGTTATATTCAAGTCGATGATTATGGTCACTGGGAAGGTTGTCGCCAAGCGGTTCACGAATTTGCCGAGCAAAAACAAATTACATTGAATCTTCAACCCATTGATGAAACCGGCGTTTTTTTCATAAAACCAGATAAATTTCCTTTGAATCCGATGATTCCAAGCGATCTGATCCGCGAGTTTTATCAAGATGACCCGGTGGCTTATGGAATTGAAAGTCAAATGTCATTAAACGAACGGTTTCAACTTTACTATGTTTTACGCCAATTGCTACCACAAAGCTCATCCCCATTGCGGTTTGTGGAAATTGGCTCTTATGCGGGCAGTTCTTTGTTTTTAGAATGTCAAACATTTAAACTAATTGTGCCACAGTGCCAAGGATTTGCGATCGATCCCGGTGGACATCCCCAATTACAAACAGTTCTCCAACATTTTAAGAATGAAGTGACACACTTGCAAATGTTATCTCATCAAGCAGCCCCGCAATTACAGTCTTTATTTGATCGGGATGGTCAACAGCCTGTATTTATCTTTGTTGATGGAGATCATAGTTATGAAGGGGTGCGGCAAGATATTCTGAATTATTTTCCGCTATTAGCCCCTGGGGGAATCATGGTATTTCACGATTATTTACCACCCCTGAATGATGAAAATCGCACGGCAATTTTATTTCATCATGGAGGCAAAGAGCCAGGAATTCGGCAAGCTTGTCAAGAGTTAATGGACAAAACTTATCATTGCGAACGGGTGGAAGTCCCCTTATTATATCCGACGGATCCTACTCAAACTCAGGCACATTTGCCCATTATTCCCGGCGTTTTTTCTACGCTTCGGGTTTATCGTAAACTTTTGTCTTAA
- the pseG gene encoding UDP-2,4-diacetamido-2,4,6-trideoxy-beta-L-altropyranose hydrolase, which produces MISKNIIIRVDASTKIGSGHLMRCLALAQTWQDTQGQPIFIMANYVPALEERLQSEGMKFGQLTTEPGSLADAQETAALAHQFEANWVVLDGYHFGGKYQQILKQSKLNLLFIDDYGHAEHYYADLILNQNISADEQWYQHREPYTQLLLGTGYALLRREFWPWQQWQRTVSPVAKKVLVTLGGSDPDNVTLKVIQALQLLAVEELEVVVVVGGSNPHYNSLEIAVQNSLIPIRLQRNVTNMPELMAWADIAISAGGSTCWELAFMGLPSIVLVLAENQRAIAAELDSQGVIINLGWHQDVTIDKIGLALQELLWEGLKVETMRKKGQTLVDGNGARQVVLEIVNMLV; this is translated from the coding sequence ATGATATCCAAAAATATCATCATCCGCGTAGATGCGTCCACTAAGATCGGTTCAGGTCATCTGATGCGCTGCTTGGCACTTGCTCAAACATGGCAAGATACCCAAGGACAGCCTATTTTTATCATGGCAAATTATGTCCCAGCCTTGGAGGAACGCCTCCAGTCAGAAGGAATGAAATTTGGCCAATTGACCACAGAACCAGGAAGTTTAGCAGATGCCCAGGAAACTGCGGCATTAGCGCATCAGTTTGAGGCGAATTGGGTTGTGCTTGATGGGTATCATTTCGGGGGAAAATATCAGCAAATCCTTAAGCAATCTAAATTAAATTTATTATTTATCGATGATTATGGACACGCGGAACACTATTATGCTGATTTGATCCTGAATCAAAATATATCGGCTGACGAGCAATGGTATCAGCATCGCGAACCTTATACTCAGCTATTACTTGGCACTGGTTACGCCCTATTACGGCGGGAGTTTTGGCCTTGGCAGCAATGGCAGCGAACGGTATCACCAGTAGCTAAAAAAGTTTTGGTGACATTGGGAGGATCGGATCCAGATAATGTGACGTTAAAAGTGATTCAGGCTTTGCAGCTTTTGGCAGTTGAGGAACTAGAGGTAGTAGTGGTGGTGGGGGGAAGTAACCCCCATTATAACTCTTTAGAAATAGCGGTACAAAATTCACTAATTCCTATTCGTTTGCAGCGGAATGTCACTAATATGCCAGAGTTAATGGCTTGGGCAGATATAGCAATTTCCGCTGGGGGTAGCACTTGCTGGGAATTAGCGTTTATGGGTTTGCCGAGTATTGTGTTAGTTTTGGCGGAAAATCAGCGGGCGATCGCGGCTGAATTAGATAGTCAAGGTGTAATTATTAATCTGGGTTGGCATCAGGATGTGACTATCGATAAAATTGGTTTGGCATTGCAAGAATTGCTATGGGAAGGTCTCAAGGTTGAAACCATGAGGAAAAAAGGACAAACGTTAGTTGATGGCAATGGCGCAAGGCAAGTTGTCTTAGAAATTGTCAATATGTTAGTCTAG
- the pseC gene encoding UDP-4-amino-4,6-dideoxy-N-acetyl-beta-L-altrosamine transaminase: MSDLMSDFIPYGRQDVNQQDIDAVISVLRGDWITQGPTIERFEQAVAAYCGVNYAVAVSSATAALHLACLALGLGAGDILWTSPNTFVASANCGLYCGADVDFVDIDPQTYNLSVTALEQKLSQAERDGKLPKVVVPVHLAGQSCQMDKIAALSEKYGFTVLEDASHAIGAKYQGSPVGNCQFSDMAVFSFHPVKIITTGEGGMVVTNRADLWEKLMRLRTHGITRNPELMQGESHGLWYYQQLELGFNYRMTDIQAALGASQMKRLDEFVSRRRFLAERYNQLLSDFPLVLPWQHPDTESSWHLYIIRLKLDQIAQTHRQVFEDLRQAGIGVNLHYIPVHTQPYYQKLGFASGDFPEAEAYYQEAISLPLYYGLSEENQNRVVAVLRDIIECCDF; the protein is encoded by the coding sequence ATGAGTGATTTAATGAGTGATTTTATTCCTTACGGACGACAAGATGTTAACCAGCAAGATATCGATGCGGTGATTTCTGTTTTGCGCGGAGATTGGATTACCCAAGGGCCGACCATAGAACGATTTGAGCAGGCAGTCGCGGCGTATTGTGGGGTTAATTATGCGGTGGCGGTTTCTAGTGCTACCGCAGCTTTGCACCTTGCTTGTTTAGCCCTGGGACTGGGGGCGGGTGATATCTTGTGGACTTCGCCGAATACTTTTGTCGCTTCGGCAAATTGTGGTTTGTATTGTGGTGCAGATGTGGATTTTGTGGATATTGACCCCCAGACCTACAATCTGAGTGTTACTGCCCTGGAACAGAAACTCTCCCAGGCTGAACGAGACGGTAAACTGCCCAAGGTGGTTGTACCCGTTCATTTGGCAGGACAGTCTTGCCAGATGGATAAGATTGCCGCTTTGTCTGAAAAGTACGGTTTTACAGTTTTGGAAGATGCCTCTCATGCTATTGGTGCGAAATATCAGGGCAGTCCGGTAGGAAATTGTCAGTTTTCAGATATGGCGGTATTCAGCTTTCATCCGGTGAAGATTATTACCACTGGAGAAGGGGGTATGGTGGTGACAAATCGTGCCGATTTGTGGGAAAAGCTGATGCGGTTGCGGACTCACGGCATTACCCGCAATCCTGAGTTAATGCAGGGTGAGTCTCATGGGTTGTGGTATTACCAGCAGTTAGAGTTGGGGTTTAACTACCGGATGACTGATATTCAAGCGGCATTGGGTGCAAGTCAGATGAAACGTTTGGATGAATTTGTGTCCCGTCGTCGATTTTTAGCCGAACGCTACAATCAATTGTTGTCAGATTTTCCCCTGGTTTTACCTTGGCAACATCCTGATACTGAATCTAGCTGGCATCTTTATATTATTCGGCTGAAACTGGATCAAATTGCTCAAACTCATCGCCAAGTCTTTGAGGATTTACGACAGGCTGGGATTGGAGTAAATTTGCACTATATCCCGGTTCATACTCAACCTTATTATCAAAAACTAGGGTTTGCTTCGGGGGATTTTCCTGAAGCTGAAGCATATTATCAAGAGGCGATTAGTCTTCCTTTGTATTATGGTTTAAGTGAAGAAAATCAAAACCGAGTTGTGGCAGTTTTGCGGGATATTATTGAATGTTGTGATTTCTGA
- a CDS encoding glycosyltransferase family protein — MKIAIIVQARMTSNRLPGKVLKPVLGKPLLAYQIERLQRVKLADEIVIATTTNHSDEPIVELCNSLSVAYFRGCETDVLARYYQAARIHKADVVVRVTSDCPFIDPDVISSAIAYYLQKPDALNQPGFYDYVSNCLERSYPRGMDTEVFSFSVLQEAFLEATAQPDREHVTPFIYRQPERYRLGSMVYAEDCSHHRWTVDTPEDFDLIEKILTIIYPEKPHFTLADCLSIIKKYPEWYFINSHIEQKKYGQ, encoded by the coding sequence ATGAAAATTGCGATTATTGTTCAAGCCAGAATGACTTCTAACCGCTTACCGGGGAAAGTTCTTAAGCCAGTATTGGGAAAACCTTTGCTGGCATATCAAATTGAAAGATTGCAAAGGGTAAAATTAGCGGATGAAATTGTTATTGCTACCACGACTAATCACAGTGATGAACCTATTGTTGAGTTATGTAATAGTCTTTCTGTGGCCTATTTTAGGGGTTGTGAAACTGATGTTTTAGCTAGATATTATCAGGCTGCCAGAATACATAAAGCCGATGTGGTGGTTCGGGTGACTTCTGATTGTCCTTTCATTGACCCGGATGTGATTTCATCAGCGATCGCTTATTATTTGCAAAAACCGGATGCTTTAAACCAACCCGGTTTTTATGATTATGTGTCTAACTGTTTAGAACGCAGTTATCCCAGAGGGATGGATACGGAAGTGTTTTCTTTTTCCGTATTGCAAGAGGCTTTTTTAGAAGCCACAGCACAACCAGACCGCGAGCACGTTACCCCCTTTATTTATCGACAACCAGAACGATATCGTTTAGGTTCTATGGTTTATGCGGAAGATTGTAGTCACCATCGTTGGACGGTAGATACTCCCGAAGATTTTGATTTAATTGAGAAAATCCTGACAATAATTTATCCAGAAAAACCGCATTTTACTTTAGCCGATTGCTTGAGTATAATAAAAAAGTATCCTGAGTGGTATTTTATTAATAGTCATATAGAACAGAAAAAATATGGGCAGTAA